The Pyxicephalus adspersus chromosome 1, UCB_Pads_2.0, whole genome shotgun sequence sequence GTCTTACTGGACAAACTGGTTTGAGAACTTTAAAATAACTCAGCAATAAATTGTTGTGTGTTTAGATGGTAATTACTGAAATATGTTTCACCAGGGGCAATGATGTAAACTTACAAGATAGAACCTGTGCCCAAAGCTGAGCCATTCCTTCTCCACCAGCACTTCAAAGCCACGAATGGTGCGATAGTAACCATCCAACATGAGCATGGCAAGAGAGGTGAGCTGTGCAGTGCGGTCCCAGCCATCACTACAATGTACAACCACCGAGGTCTTTCCAGATTCTAATTTGTCAGCTATCCGTAAGGCACCAGACAGGATGGACTACAAGGAAATAAAGTGGAgtaattaataaattacaaatgcCTGTTCAAAATGTACTTTCCATTGCAGTTTGCTCTATAAATATAATGATAAGGACTTAGTGGacctgaaatatttaaaaaaaaacatatatatatgaagatttgcgatgtcattttgaaaattttgaaatgttaattgtgcttACACAGTACATTGGTGAGATCTAAGGCCTCTCAATCAACCTACACAAGCCATATTATTCAAATACCCTGAAATCCAAATTCTACTGTAATAAGATTTAATCAAGTTACCATCTTGTGCAATATGGATGTGTCTGCTTGATAAATCACCAATCAGATACACAGTACAGCTCTTCATAAggctttcaatgttttttaatttctgaCATGTGTCTAAATATTCCTTTAGACACATGCCACCCAACACAAGAgtgactgaagaaaaaaaaagtccaaaagcacctaaagcgaaactaaactggAAACCAAACAtctacatttacctttaatcctgcaggtccctcgatcgTACTGGACCTTCCCGTGATCCGGTCCcatgtcatcctggaattcctcttcatcgtCCCGGTGCTGAGAAagcaccgggcgccgccatcttcattcctCCCTTTTATCTTCTTGGTACTGCACAGTTGCAAGAGAAACAATCccactgcgcttgcgtgagattggcatctttttcccctatcagaaaaaatgccccttctgcgcatgtccgagatttcaggcatgcacagaaggagcacccagtgCCTGCACTCCCAATCAGTCTTGATTGGAAAGAGGAggtgctgcaacctttttttttttttttttaagggtgttgcatttttaaaaaaataaaaaaaatgaacaacattttccctttacatataggAGTtgttaacccttttatgtaaactgaaaatgttgagtttaggtacgctttaaaccaTGGTCACCAATCCTCTTCTTGCGAGTCCAGGAACATCAACACAAATGCCCCATAGAGTCTGCTTTCACACAGCCTGAGCTCACTGAAGAACCATGCTGAGAACAAAgctcaactatgtctatagggtttttatctggaatatgtttatttccctgtagttaaacttgatggatttattttttttaacccaactaACTATGACCCCAGGACTAGAGACCActccaaaagaaaatgttaaaccttgagttgggctttaagctGACAGATAAAGGAAATGGcgatatacatttatatacatttcaacCTGTTAACAAACTTTAGAGCTGACCTTAATGTGTTCCAGCCAGTGTGTGGACTCCAGATTGGACAGCCAGTGTGATTCCTGAATGATAGGATACGAGATTTCCTTCAATTTTCGCAGAGATTCTCTCATTACATGAATATTGTGGATGTCTAGAAAAATAAGCTCTGCGTTCTGGTATGCATCTTCACTTTCAAATCCTCCTCCTTTAGCCtgttatatataaaagaaaactgttaacCTGTGACAATAGATGACATGAGCAAATTCACAAAGGACAATATTTACATCTTTTTGAACTCTTAGCGAAGCCAAACTACAGAttgatacaaaataattttgtagaGTTACgatgaaagataaaaacattacatggGTTTGAAAAGTCATTATCTTGATAATAAACATTTGACATTAATGTATATTCAGATTGGGTAAATTGCCATTTGTACCACACATAGTGATGTGGAGGAAATTTGACTAATATTGAAAAGTGGTTGATTGCATCAAAAATTGACCTGTGAATGTCATGGTATTAATTTggaaatgcttttatttctggGGATTTAATTATGATAACCAAGTGTGCCAAGCCATGTATCtgtaactttgtgtgaaaattAATAACAATACCTTATTAGCAACAGCATTGGCACTAGCCCTTGcatcaaaaatgaatattttatgggATTGAGCATTGGCGTCCATGATGGATTGAAGGTATTTCTCATCTTCCTTGCACCTTTTACCATTGATGCCCGGTGTGGGCTGACTGCATCGTATGATAGTAGCCTGACTTTCCGGATGAATCCAAGACAggacctgtaaaaagaaaaaaacttgatcACAAAGTTGGGTGAGGCAATGCTCAATATACAGCTGCAACACATTAGAACGAAATCCAGTCAAGAAGATTCTTTCCATCTAAAAGAATTATTAATCCAGGACCAGACAAACAACATCTTTCTGTCTGAAAAGATGCTAGAACATAGATgctaattcaatataaaaaaaagaacaaattgacTAGGGTAGACAAATGATCCCTGTTAGATCTAATACCACCAAGAATGTGCAGTTATTATATTCCAGGTGACATTACAAAGGCACAAGATTTCTGACAGGATCAAAAGATATTTTGGGGGCTGAggctttattattgttattatccagtaatctccccagcccattttagctgggcgcatcaccctgcatatttcagtaaccactcggctgtttataggtggttactaaagagttgggtcataatacaggggctgccacctgcctacaatttcttcacacactgcttaaaaatatttctgggttgaaatATTGGTTTGTTTTGTTGGATTGGATTGTTATCATCTTTTATTTACAATGGAAAGGAAGCTAAATTATTttggggttgcagatgacaaacctacataaaaaatatgaataaagaaaCCAGCAGAGGACTTTCCTCTATTAAACTTCACATAATAATTGAATCAAAAGGAAGCAGTTATACTATCAGATATTAGATTTAATCTGAAATTACTATATAGCTTCACTTAGACTGGCTTTCATaatttatctatatctataataaatattatttctggTCAACTTTCCTGGTTTCCATTTGtgcagtctgttttttttgtgtttttatttacctaGAAACAAAACTTGTTCCTTAGGCCAAGCACATCAAGCAGATCCACAGCCAAATTTATGTTTGTCCAGCTCTCCTGAACAATTTTCTGATTGCTAAGTTGGCTGTAATCTTATAAACATGGCGCAGAAGTTTAGGATATTCTGCTGTTCTGATTGTGGAGtggtaataacaataaaaactgaagTTCCCAATTGCAAATGTTGTATTTGCCTAATATAAAGCTCAAAAGTTGATTAACAACTGACTGATCAGAAGCAAATAcagaaacaataattttattggatCAAAAGTGAAAACTGGTCCACGTGTTCTAGATATTGCGTTCTAGAAGTTTCCAGGAAAGCAGTGTTCTGTTAGTTGCATTAGGTAGATTCAGTAAACAAATCCTAAGAAAGCATAAATTGTACAGCTCAGACGGTGACTCCTTAACTCAAAGAAAACCATAAtaccaatatacaaaaacatgtacaatattttttaaagttttttttttattattgtaaatatttaactaTGTAAGACACTTGTACTTACTGGTATACGTCCATTTGCTCTGAATGCGGCTACCCTTCTTATTTCATCATCAGATATGGTTACTGGAACAACGAGGGTAGCTGGGTAGGTGTCACAAAGGTCATACCTGTCATTTATTCTTGTAATTCTCCAACTCTCATTTGGCACCCCCTGAAAGATAGAAAAAAAcgatatatataactttatttcCCACATTGAACCCTTGAACTGATATGTCTTTGCCTGCCCTGATATAAAATAAGGGAGCTGTATAAGATCGCTAATAAATGAAACAAGAGGCACACCAAGAACAGCGACTTTACCCTGACACATCATTATAAGTAAATACTTTGGGGCCCATTTACAATAAAAGCATTCATTAGGTTTCATTGGGTTATTTGTGGGCACTGCCCAACACAAGAACTGGGCAATTTGCTTCATATTCTGTCGGTTTAGTACACACCAATGGGTTGCATCTGTGtgtactgaaaagaaaaaattataggATATGCTGCATTAATGTGTATGCCAACATGCTGtgtggcaaagaaaaaaagaagacattcaATGAAAAACATTCTGGCAAACCCTCCGCTACAAAATCAAAAGTCAACCCAGACCTGCGACATCGCTGCTTTCCATCGATGAGGTAAATATCAAGTAGCCAAGTACACAGCAGCCCCTTGATGTCATTGTTGGTAATGCAAATATCAGGTTAGGTTAAATTTTATGTACTCCTAACCCAAAAACATGTAGCGTACCTGTCTTCTGTACTCTAGAATGGGGTCATACACCTTCCAGCCATTCTCCACAAAAGCTTCTTTGTATTCAAAGGCAAACAAAGGCTGTGAAAGGCAGAAAAtgtgttactaataatatttctTCAACCAAGtttaaaaagactaaaatacAAAGCAAGCTATTTTATTACAGATGTTTTGTAATCTGGATTTTCTTGGGCTACACAAGCAGCAAGTATgcttacataataaataaaatgcttattttaagTTCAGAACTGAAATTCCCCAGTCAGATCAACTAgataatttctatttttctttagttgatAGAAGGGAGAAAAGTTGGATCAGCCATAGGATTTGGGTCTACTCAAAATATTTCTCAAACTGAGAAAGCAACAGGCAAGACAAGAAATGCTGTGATGAAAAAGATGTTGAAAATTTTCTTTGATGGaaaaattaagagaaaaaatagaaacattaagGCTGTTATTTGTCAAGTGAAGTCCCCAGTACTGTTTTCTTGATGGGTATAAAAACTGGTAGATTGCCCGGCTAGCAATGATGAATAAACTCCCGTGCAATTTTGGAGTAGTTAAATCATTCCAGAAAATTATGTTGGATGAAGACCCAAACTCAGtggaagactgggtgaagatggtggtacTGGTGTCAGAGCCAGGGCAGGTAAGTGTActtaaaaattaataatgaacaggtatgtttatattattgcagaaggtatattgaaaatctataaataaattaattttttttttaatgtttagatcTATTTATAGTTGTTCTGTGAAATTCTACCAGGTCTATTGGCAGGActgttaaagtataactaaagttCCCCATAAAAAGCCTGCTATCAAACagggttttattacagaaagggacgtactatgtcccttcttcaatagaAAATACTCGCTTGCCTTATTGCACTCTCCATCAGTAAAAATAGCTgaactgcgcatgcacagctcagggtAGGAAGCCGGGATACCTGGcgcatcctggcttcccctgcagctccCAAGTGATCTCCTGCGTGTCTGCccggagttatgtcatcccagccaatcaagatggtcaaagaatGAAACAAGGAacagaagaaaatgaagaaaaagaggaagaaggtGGCGTCTGTGGCAAAAATGGgggcaggtgagtgtaaaaagggttttgttccactttaaatagttgttggaaagattTAGTTGTTCTTGTTGCTGCCAAGAGACACACCAGTTACTGATAGCAAAGGTTGACATACGTTTGTCATACCCAAATGcatacaaaattataattatatttaattattttttatctcaataaatataatgtttttggcTCTTTCTCAATATCTAATTTTAGtaagaaaaagtaatattaaGAACTCAAAACCTTGAACAACCTTAGCACCACCATGTCTACATACTTCTGCAATCCACCCAAAAGATCTTACCAGTTTGTGATTTAACGGGAAGGCATATGCCACAAGGCTCTCGAACACAGTTTTACGATTGTGTCCATCTTGCTTGTAGGCAAATCTCATATTTCGCATGTCCTGGAAAAGCATCGGCGACAAAATATGCCATTGTTAGTTtgctaaaacacattaaaaaacaatgtaaataatcTTCCAGATCAGATTCAGTTTTACCTTGCACACAATTTCTATTACATGTGAATTGTCTCCTCTACTTGCAGCTCCTCCAATTTTTTCAATCCGGCTTATGATTCCCAGAGGAGCATCCAAAATCAACCGGTGATCCTGCCAAAACAAGATAATATGATAATGTTGGGTTCTAGAACCATTATTAATTATAAACCCATGTCCAAGGCTACATCTTACCAACTTCTATTTCtcagtattttaaaattagaGGAGGTTTTTAGCATTCTTCATGCTACTATTCTATCAAACTCCCAACAGAATAGTGTAGTTTAGCTACTTCTTCCTTGCAATTAGTCCAAATAGATGGAATCTGACTTGAAGAATCTGAAGAATTTGAAGAAAACTCAATCCTGAAGTCTCAAAGATATAAGACGTCTGTATATGTAGTGCACACCCGGAACTTACTTTCCATGTTTCCATTTAAGTGAAATGGTCCTTTATAAGCTAAACATAGTCATGGAGATATGAGCTGAATGTACAATATTCATATATGTCAATACATTACCAGCTGAACTAGAGaagttattatatatatgatcCTACCCGCTCCAAACTTTTAAAGTACAGTCTGTAGTTTGTAACTGTGAAACTTCCCCGAATGGCTCCAGTAAATGGACAGATGTATGTAACATCTTTAGCTGCAAAATAGAACACAAAATTACCGCTGTGATTCTATCATCATGTTCAATATAAACTCAATTTCATGTCTTAAAACTACATAAAACTCAGACCATCAAAAAATGTACACAGCTGAAAGGAAACCAGTCATAGGAGAAACACCTTAGTAAACATTACTAACCCTCATCTACATTGCAGGATGTTATGGTAATCTCCTGGCTTAAATATTTTGAGCCGTTGCCTCAAAACAACTATCCACAGCAGAAATTTTGACTTAACTGGCAGTATAATTGTGCTGGGTCAGAAAGTAATGAGGCAATACAGCCAGATCACAAAAATATTCAAGAGATTGATAATGGCAGCTATCATAAATCTgactttataaaagtttattttattaataaaaaagatattctGTCTAGTAAGC is a genomic window containing:
- the MTMR2 gene encoding phosphatidylinositol-3,5-bisphosphate 3-phosphatase MTMR2, whose translation is MLAGMEELLLLPGEVVKDMAKDVTYICPFTGAIRGSFTVTNYRLYFKSLERDHRLILDAPLGIISRIEKIGGAASRGDNSHVIEIVCKDMRNMRFAYKQDGHNRKTVFESLVAYAFPLNHKLPLFAFEYKEAFVENGWKVYDPILEYRRQGVPNESWRITRINDRYDLCDTYPATLVVPVTISDDEIRRVAAFRANGRIPVLSWIHPESQATIIRCSQPTPGINGKRCKEDEKYLQSIMDANAQSHKIFIFDARASANAVANKAKGGGFESEDAYQNAELIFLDIHNIHVMRESLRKLKEISYPIIQESHWLSNLESTHWLEHIKSILSGALRIADKLESGKTSVVVHCSDGWDRTAQLTSLAMLMLDGYYRTIRGFEVLVEKEWLSFGHRFYLRVGHGDKNHPDADRSPVFLQFIDCVWQMTKQFPHAFEFNEHFLLTILDHLYSCLFGTFLCDSEQQRIQETLLDETVSLWSYINSQLEDFANPLFVDYSDHVLYPVTSTRHLQLWAEYYVRWNPRTKPHDAVNSRCKDLLAKRAELQKKLEELQQEMSNRSTSSERGGSVQSVTQTVV